Proteins encoded within one genomic window of Salarias fasciatus unplaced genomic scaffold, fSalaFa1.1, whole genome shotgun sequence:
- the LOC115384387 gene encoding ribosome biogenesis protein bop1-like, giving the protein MRRGDTGDTLRREDTGDTLRREDTGDTLRRQWLASGSDDGSIRLWEVCSSRCLKTVQVGGAVKSVAWNPNPAVCLLAAALDTLVLVLSPGLADKQVLSSSERLLGGHQEAEPAEGAELVWCETEGEELRQGVRLKIRHPKAVQQVAWHAKGDYLASVMPDHSSHQQVFVHQLSRRRSQNPFRRNKGLVQRVSFHPVRPYFLVATQRSVRIYNLLKQEMTKKLQANSKWISSLAVHPGGDHVICGSYDCRLSWFDLDLSTKPYKMLRHHKKAVRGVAYHRVYPLFASASDDGSVIVCHATVYK; this is encoded by the exons GACAGTGGCTCGCTTCAG gCAGTGACGACGGCTCCATCAGGCTCTGGGAGGTTTGCTCGTCTCGCTGCCTGAAGACCGTCCAGGTGGGCGGAGCCGTGAAGAGCGTCGCCTGGAACCCCAACCCGGCCGTCTGCCTGCTGGCTGCGGCCCT GGACACGCTCGTCCTGGTCCTGTCTCCCGGCCTGGCCGACAAGCAGGTGCTGTCCTCATCAGAGCGCCTCCTGGGGGGTCaccaggaggcggagccagcagAAGGGGCGGAGCTAGTGTGGTGTgagacagagggggaggagctacggcAGGGCGTCCGCCTGAAGATCCGTCATCCtaaa gctgtccagcaggtggcgtgGCACGCCAAAGGAGACTACCTGGCGTCCGTGATGCCGGACCACTCCAGCCACCAGCAGGTGTTCGTCCACCAGCTGAGCCGCAGGCGGAGCCAGAACCCGTTCCGGAGGAACAAGGGTCTGGTCCAGCGCGTGTCCTTCCACCCGGTCCGGCCCTACTTCCTGGTCGCCACACAGCGCTCGGTCCGGATCTACAACCTGCTCAAGCAGGAGATGACCAAGAAGCTGCAGGCCAACTCCAAGTGGATCTCCAGCCTGGCCGTCCACCCGGGAG GCGACCATGTGATCTGTGGAAGCTACGACTGCCGGCTGAGCTGGTTTGACCTGGACCTGTCCACCAAACCCTACAAGATGCTACG ACACCATAAGAAGGCGGTAAGGGGCGTGGCCTATCACCGAGTCTACCCGCTGTTCGCCTCGGCGTCTGACGATGGATCAGTGATCGTCTGTCACGCCACTGTTTACAAGtaa